One part of the Segnochrobactrum spirostomi genome encodes these proteins:
- the rpsQ gene encoding 30S ribosomal protein S17 — translation MPKRVLQGVVVSDKNDKTVVVKVERRFTHPLLKKTVRRSKKYQAHDEANTYKIGDTVLIEEGRPMSKLKRWVVVGAVSPAGEVVAG, via the coding sequence ATGCCGAAACGCGTGCTGCAGGGCGTCGTCGTCAGCGACAAGAACGACAAGACCGTCGTGGTGAAGGTGGAGCGTCGCTTCACCCATCCGCTGCTGAAGAAGACGGTCCGCCGTTCGAAGAAGTATCAGGCTCACGACGAGGCCAACACCTACAAGATCGGCGATACCGTGCTGATCGAGGAAGGCCGGCCGATGTCGAAGCTGAAGCGTTGGGTCGTGGTCGGCGCTGTGTCGCCGGCCGGTGAAGTTGTGGCGGGCTGA
- the rplN gene encoding 50S ribosomal protein L14, translating into MIQMQTNLDVADNSGARRVMCIKVLGGSKRKYASVGDVIVVSIKEANPRGRVKKGDVMKAVVVRTAKDIRRPDGSVIRFDRNAAVLINNQKEPIGTRIFGPVPRELRAKNHMKIISLAPEVL; encoded by the coding sequence ATGATTCAGATGCAGACTAACCTCGATGTGGCGGACAATTCCGGCGCCCGTCGTGTCATGTGCATCAAGGTGCTCGGCGGCTCCAAGCGGAAATACGCCTCGGTCGGCGACGTCATCGTCGTCTCGATCAAGGAGGCCAATCCGCGCGGACGCGTCAAGAAGGGTGATGTGATGAAGGCCGTCGTCGTGCGCACGGCCAAGGACATCCGTCGCCCGGACGGCTCCGTCATCCGGTTCGACCGGAACGCGGCGGTGCTGATCAACAATCAGAAAGAGCCGATCGGCACCCGTATTTTCGGACCGGTGCCGCGTGAGCTGCGCGCGAAGAACCACATGAAGATTATTTCGCTTGCGCCCGAGGTGTTGTGA
- the rplX gene encoding 50S ribosomal protein L24, translating to MAAKIKKGDKVVVLAGRDKGRTGEVLEVQPAEERALVSGVNMVRRHQKQTAKEEGGIIAKEAPIHLSNLAAADPKDGKPTRVGFRVLDDGSKVRVAKRSGEKIDG from the coding sequence ATGGCCGCGAAAATCAAGAAAGGCGACAAGGTCGTCGTCCTCGCCGGTCGTGACAAGGGTCGCACGGGCGAAGTGCTCGAAGTGCAGCCGGCCGAGGAGCGGGCGCTTGTCAGTGGCGTGAACATGGTTCGCCGCCACCAGAAGCAGACCGCGAAGGAAGAGGGCGGGATCATCGCCAAAGAGGCGCCGATCCACCTGTCCAACCTGGCGGCGGCGGATCCGAAGGACGGCAAGCCGACCCGCGTCGGTTTCCGCGTCCTCGACGACGGCAGCAAGGTGCGCGTCGCGAAGCGTTCGGGAGAGAAGATCGATGGCTGA
- the rplE gene encoding 50S ribosomal protein L5: protein MAEATYEPRLQAHYRDVVRPKLIEEFGYANPMQVPAIDKVVLNMGVGESTGDSKKASVAAGDLAKIAGQKPVITRARLSIATFKVRENMPIGAKVTLRRARMYEFVDRLVTIALPRVRDFRGLNPKSFDGRGNYAMGIKEHIIFPEIDYDKIDQVWGMDVIVCTTAKTDDEARALLRAFNFPFRQ from the coding sequence ATGGCTGAGGCGACTTACGAGCCCCGGCTCCAGGCTCACTACCGGGATGTGGTGCGTCCGAAGCTCATCGAAGAGTTCGGCTACGCGAATCCGATGCAGGTTCCGGCGATCGACAAGGTCGTGCTGAACATGGGCGTCGGCGAGTCGACCGGCGATTCCAAGAAGGCCTCGGTTGCGGCGGGCGATCTCGCCAAGATTGCCGGCCAGAAGCCGGTCATCACCCGCGCGCGGCTTTCGATCGCGACCTTCAAGGTCCGCGAGAACATGCCGATCGGCGCGAAGGTGACCCTTCGCCGCGCCCGGATGTACGAGTTCGTCGACCGCCTCGTCACGATCGCGCTGCCGCGCGTCCGCGACTTCCGCGGCCTGAATCCGAAGAGCTTCGATGGCCGTGGCAACTATGCCATGGGCATCAAGGAGCACATCATTTTCCCGGAGATCGATTACGACAAGATCGATCAGGTCTGGGGCATGGACGTCATCGTCTGCACGACGGCGAAGACGGACGACGAAGCGCGGGCTCTGCTGCGCGCGTTCAACTTCCCGTTCCGGCAGTGA
- the rpsN gene encoding 30S ribosomal protein S14, producing MAKKSSIETNNRRARLAKKHAAKRARLKAVTQDQSLPIEERFQATLKLAEMPRNSAKIRVRNRCEVTGRPRAYYRKLKMSRVALRELGGLGLVPGLVKSSW from the coding sequence ATGGCTAAGAAGAGCTCGATCGAGACCAATAACCGCCGGGCCCGGCTCGCCAAGAAGCACGCCGCGAAGCGCGCGCGCCTCAAGGCTGTGACGCAGGATCAATCCCTGCCGATCGAAGAGCGGTTCCAGGCGACCCTGAAGCTGGCCGAAATGCCCCGCAATTCGGCGAAGATCCGTGTGCGCAACCGGTGTGAAGTCACCGGCCGTCCGCGGGCTTATTATCGGAAGCTCAAGATGTCGCGCGTTGCGCTACGCGAACTCGGCGGCCTCGGGCTCGTTCCGGGTCTCGTGAAGTCGAGCTGGTAA
- the rpsH gene encoding 30S ribosomal protein S8: protein MNLTDPLGDMLTRIRNAQMRRKSKVSTPASSLRARVLDVLASEGYIRGYAAVDFEDGRSELEIELKYYDGEPVIREIERVSKPGRRVYASVKALPRVANGLGLSILSTPKGVMADHDARENNVGGEVLCRVF from the coding sequence ATGAACCTGACCGATCCCCTCGGCGATATGCTCACCCGTATCCGCAACGCGCAGATGCGGCGGAAGAGCAAGGTGTCGACCCCGGCCTCGAGCCTCCGCGCTCGCGTGCTCGACGTGCTCGCCTCCGAAGGCTACATCCGCGGCTACGCGGCGGTGGATTTCGAGGACGGCCGTTCGGAGCTCGAGATCGAGCTGAAATATTACGACGGCGAGCCGGTGATCCGTGAGATCGAGCGCGTCTCGAAGCCGGGCCGCCGCGTTTATGCCTCGGTGAAGGCGCTGCCGCGCGTGGCGAACGGCCTCGGCCTGTCGATCCTGTCGACGCCGAAGGGCGTGATGGCCGACCACGACGCCCGTGAGAACAACGTTGGTGGCGAGGTCCTCTGCCGCGTCTTCTGA
- the rplF gene encoding 50S ribosomal protein L6: protein MSRIGKKPVAIPSGITATVDGQTVSVKGPKGALSFAVHDLVSVENTADGISVQPRDESKKARSLWGMSRTMVSNLVVGVSKGFERKLDITGVGYKAAVQGKKLNLSLGYSHDVVYDIPEGITIACAKPTEILVSGIDRQKVGQVAAEIREFRGPEPYKGKGVRYSDEFIVRKEGKKK, encoded by the coding sequence ATGTCGCGGATTGGCAAGAAGCCTGTTGCGATTCCGAGCGGGATCACGGCGACCGTCGACGGGCAGACCGTTTCGGTGAAGGGCCCGAAGGGTGCCCTGTCCTTTGCGGTGCATGATCTCGTCTCGGTCGAGAATACTGCGGATGGCATCAGTGTTCAGCCGCGCGACGAGTCGAAGAAGGCTCGGTCCCTGTGGGGCATGTCGCGCACCATGGTTTCGAACCTGGTCGTCGGCGTGAGCAAGGGTTTCGAGCGCAAGCTCGATATTACCGGCGTCGGCTACAAGGCCGCCGTGCAGGGTAAGAAGCTGAACCTGTCGCTCGGCTACAGCCACGACGTGGTCTACGATATCCCCGAGGGTATCACGATCGCCTGCGCTAAGCCGACGGAGATCCTGGTGTCCGGCATCGACCGTCAGAAGGTCGGCCAGGTCGCCGCGGAGATCCGCGAGTTCCGCGGTCCGGAGCCCTACAAGGGCAAGGGCGTGCGGTATTCGGACGAGTTCATCGTCCGCAAGGAAGGCAAGAAGAAGTAA
- the rplR gene encoding 50S ribosomal protein L18, with protein sequence MAKNLSSLERRRARVRRAIKAAANGRPRLSVFRSSKHIYAQVIDDGEGVTLVAASSIEKDLRDGLKTGADIGAAQTVGKLIAERAVAAGITQVVFDRGSYIYHGRVKALADAAREGGLDF encoded by the coding sequence ATGGCGAAAAATCTCAGCTCACTGGAGCGTCGCCGCGCCCGCGTGCGGCGTGCGATCAAGGCGGCGGCGAACGGTCGTCCCCGGCTCAGCGTGTTTCGCTCGTCGAAGCACATCTATGCTCAGGTCATCGACGACGGCGAGGGCGTGACGCTCGTTGCGGCGTCCTCGATCGAAAAGGACCTGCGCGACGGTCTGAAGACCGGTGCCGACATCGGCGCGGCCCAGACGGTCGGCAAGTTGATTGCCGAGCGCGCGGTTGCGGCCGGCATCACGCAGGTCGTGTTCGATCGCGGCAGCTACATCTATCATGGGCGCGTCAAGGCGCTCGCCGATGCCGCCCGCGAGGGTGGGCTCGACTTCTGA
- the rpsE gene encoding 30S ribosomal protein S5, whose translation MARERDRDREREERDSEFVDKLVHINRVAKVVKGGRRFGFAALVVVGDQKGRVGFGHGKAREVPEAIRKATDAAKRSLIRVPLREGRTLHHDVQGRHGAGRVILRAAPAGTGIIAGGPMRAVFETLGVQDVVAKSLGSSNPYNMVRATFDALKHEDSPRSVAARRGIKVSSLQARRRDVDADAVAAEA comes from the coding sequence ATGGCTCGAGAGCGGGATCGGGATCGCGAACGGGAAGAGCGCGACAGCGAATTCGTCGACAAGCTCGTTCACATCAACCGCGTCGCCAAGGTTGTGAAGGGTGGCCGGCGTTTCGGCTTCGCTGCGCTCGTCGTCGTCGGTGACCAGAAGGGTCGCGTCGGCTTCGGTCACGGCAAGGCTCGCGAAGTGCCGGAGGCGATCCGCAAGGCCACGGATGCTGCCAAGCGCAGCCTGATCCGCGTGCCGCTGCGCGAAGGCCGCACGCTGCATCATGACGTGCAGGGCCGTCACGGCGCCGGTCGCGTGATCCTGCGCGCCGCGCCGGCCGGTACCGGCATCATCGCCGGCGGCCCGATGCGCGCCGTGTTCGAGACGCTGGGTGTGCAGGACGTCGTGGCGAAGTCGCTCGGCTCCTCCAACCCGTACAACATGGTGCGTGCGACCTTCGATGCGTTGAAGCACGAGGACAGCCCGCGCTCGGTCGCCGCACGCCGCGGCATCAAAGTCTCGTCGCTGCAGGCTCGCCGCCGCGACGTCGACGCGGATGCGGTCGCTGCCGAGGCGTAA
- the rpmD gene encoding 50S ribosomal protein L30 produces MTQSQKMVTVEQTGSPIRRSDDQRATLIGLGLNKLHRRRTLADTPQVRGMIAKVAHLVRVVDEA; encoded by the coding sequence ATGACTCAGAGCCAGAAGATGGTCACGGTCGAGCAGACCGGCAGCCCGATCCGCCGGTCCGACGACCAGCGTGCGACGCTCATCGGCCTCGGCCTCAACAAGCTGCATCGTCGCCGTACGCTCGCGGATACTCCGCAGGTGCGCGGCATGATCGCCAAGGTTGCCCACCTCGTCCGCGTCGTGGACGAGGCGTGA